One genomic window of Anaerolineales bacterium includes the following:
- the gmd gene encoding GDP-mannose 4,6-dehydratase yields the protein MAPKKAFLTGITGQDGSYLAEFLIHKGYEVHGLIRRASTFNTDRIDYLYQDPHVRGVKLFLHYGDLSDSTNLTKLLHQIKPDEVYNLAAQSHVKVSFDMPEYTGDITGIGAVRLLDAIHEIGLPCRFYQASSSEMYGKVQEIPQKETTPFHPRSPYACAKVYAFWATVNYREAYGMFACNGILFNHESPRRGETFVTKKITRAVAYIEAGLQKKLFLGNLDSSRDWGYAPEYVEAMWRMLQQDAPDDFVIATGETHTVREFLDEAFHCAGLDPKQHVETDPRYFRPSEVDYLIGNSAKAKKAFGWAPKTTFKDLVRIMVDADRETLRRKMAGGKEAA from the coding sequence GTGGCGCCGAAAAAGGCATTTCTCACCGGCATCACCGGACAGGATGGATCTTACCTCGCGGAATTCCTGATCCACAAAGGGTACGAAGTGCACGGCCTGATCCGCCGCGCCAGCACCTTCAACACCGACCGGATCGATTATCTGTACCAGGATCCGCACGTCCGCGGCGTGAAGCTCTTCCTGCACTACGGGGATCTGTCGGATTCGACCAACCTGACGAAACTCCTGCATCAGATCAAGCCGGACGAGGTCTACAACCTGGCCGCGCAAAGCCACGTGAAGGTGAGTTTCGACATGCCGGAGTACACCGGCGACATCACCGGAATCGGCGCGGTCCGCCTGCTGGATGCGATCCACGAGATCGGACTCCCGTGCCGGTTCTACCAAGCCTCCTCGAGCGAGATGTACGGGAAGGTCCAGGAGATTCCCCAGAAGGAAACCACCCCCTTCCACCCGCGCAGTCCGTACGCCTGCGCCAAGGTGTACGCCTTCTGGGCCACCGTCAACTACCGCGAGGCGTATGGCATGTTCGCCTGCAACGGAATTCTGTTCAACCACGAAAGCCCGCGGCGCGGGGAGACCTTTGTCACCAAAAAGATCACCCGGGCGGTCGCCTACATCGAAGCCGGCCTTCAGAAAAAGCTGTTTCTGGGGAATTTGGATTCCAGCCGCGATTGGGGGTACGCCCCGGAATACGTCGAGGCAATGTGGCGGATGCTGCAGCAGGACGCGCCGGACGACTTCGTAATCGCCACCGGGGAAACCCATACCGTGCGGGAATTCCTCGACGAAGCGTTCCACTGCGCCGGACTGGATCCGAAGCAGCACGTCGAGACCGATCCGCGCTACTTCCGCCCCAGCGAAGTGGATTACCTGATCGGGAATTCCGCCAAGGCGAAGAAGGCATTCGGCTGGGCGCCGAAGACGACCTTCAAGGACCTGGTGCGGATCATGGTCGACGCCGACCGCGAAACCCTCCGCCGCAAGATGGCGGGCGGCAAGGAGGCGGCGTAA
- the tsaE gene encoding tRNA (adenosine(37)-N6)-threonylcarbamoyltransferase complex ATPase subunit type 1 TsaE, translating to MPVLDANTVDFVSSSPAQTQRVGARIGELLRPGDLVCLHGDLGTGKTTLVQGMARGWGSARAARSPSFVLVHEYRRADGMTLYHLDAFRLKRGEWPGLEIDAALDHGALVMEWPERVAGALERDRVQVELQWIDETRRNLRIEGKGARPEEILRDFRKLAFGS from the coding sequence GTGCCCGTCCTGGACGCCAACACGGTCGATTTCGTCAGCAGCAGCCCGGCTCAGACCCAACGGGTCGGCGCGCGGATCGGGGAACTGCTCCGACCCGGCGACTTGGTATGTTTGCACGGGGACTTGGGCACCGGGAAGACCACCCTGGTGCAGGGGATGGCCCGCGGGTGGGGATCGGCCCGGGCGGCGCGCAGTCCGTCGTTCGTCCTGGTTCACGAATACAGGCGCGCCGACGGGATGACGCTGTATCACCTCGATGCCTTCCGCCTTAAGCGCGGCGAATGGCCGGGATTGGAGATCGACGCGGCGCTGGACCACGGGGCGCTGGTGATGGAATGGCCGGAGCGGGTGGCGGGGGCGCTGGAGCGGGACCGGGTCCAAGTGGAGCTGCAGTGGATCGATGAAACGCGAAGAAACCTCCGAATCGAAGGCAAGGGCGCGCGGCCGGAAGAAATCCTCCGAGACTTTCGGAAGCTGGCTTTCGGAAGCTGA
- a CDS encoding ABC transporter permease codes for MDESRPRNLAVTRIRARTGWEALNLREMWGRRELLWFLALRDIRVRYKQTILGVGWAVLQPFMQMVVFSVIFGEFLKVPTDNDIAYTPFSSAATVPWSLFSAVLGSTATSLTANAGILSKVYFPRLLIPLAGAGARLVDFTVAFVILLGLILAFGFGLTAKLLLIPAFLLLLLVTALGFGLWLGAINVYIRDIQMLVPFLVSLWQYASPVIYSSQSIPESWRNVYALNPMAGVLAGFRWCLLGTTPPGPEIWVSSGVALAVFLSGVMMFLRVQRTMVDIL; via the coding sequence ATGGACGAATCGCGTCCGCGGAACCTGGCCGTCACCCGCATCCGCGCCCGCACCGGCTGGGAAGCGCTCAACCTGCGCGAGATGTGGGGCCGGCGGGAACTGCTTTGGTTCCTGGCCTTAAGGGACATCCGCGTCCGCTACAAGCAGACCATTTTAGGGGTCGGTTGGGCGGTTCTCCAGCCGTTCATGCAGATGGTGGTGTTTTCGGTGATCTTCGGGGAGTTCCTTAAAGTTCCCACCGACAACGACATCGCCTATACGCCGTTTTCCTCCGCCGCCACGGTGCCCTGGTCGCTGTTCTCCGCCGTGCTCGGGAGCACCGCCACCAGCCTGACCGCCAACGCGGGAATCCTCAGCAAGGTGTATTTTCCGCGCCTGTTGATCCCTTTGGCCGGCGCGGGCGCCCGCCTGGTGGATTTCACCGTGGCCTTCGTCATCCTTTTGGGTTTGATACTGGCCTTCGGCTTCGGCCTGACGGCCAAGCTCCTGCTGATCCCGGCTTTTCTCCTGCTTCTGTTGGTGACCGCGCTCGGGTTCGGCTTGTGGCTCGGCGCGATCAACGTGTATATCCGCGATATCCAAATGCTGGTTCCGTTCCTGGTGTCGCTGTGGCAGTACGCCTCCCCGGTCATCTACTCCAGCCAATCGATCCCGGAAAGCTGGCGGAACGTCTACGCGCTCAACCCGATGGCGGGCGTGCTGGCCGGCTTCCGCTGGTGTCTGTTGGGGACGACTCCGCCGGGTCCGGAAATCTGGGTTTCCTCGGGCGTGGCGCTGGCGGTGTTCCTCAGCGGGGTGATGATGTTCCTGCGCGTCCAGCGCACCATGGTGGACATCCTGTGA
- a CDS encoding ATP-binding cassette domain-containing protein, with product MTETPIAIAMHGLGKRYRIGSYLPTGGTLRGWIGDRLSAGPRKAQASPEGRKYIWAIKDLTLDIPVGSVIGIVGRNGVGKSTLLKILSRITDPTEGTAELYGKVAALLEVGTGFHGELTGRENIYLNGAITGLTRAEVDRRFDEIVAFSELEEFLDTPVKRYSSGMYVRLGFAVAAHLDPDILLVDEVLAVGDLSFQRRCLNRMNDVAQTGRTVIFVSHQMTAIRRLCTQTIWMEAGRIRAFGPTGEVVARYESESLGSGGSGVDAREAAAYRARYLSWSREGAAEGEAHAVAELGPVDFRLVLDVRESVAAGYGGIEIFDHEGRLIWSGASYDGGRGDLALEPGRHALVYSLPMLPLKPGVYKLHASFYEREGRRLLDDWWANPELIVTLPPSSHPQDEWQGILNLPCGLRIERA from the coding sequence GTGACCGAAACCCCGATCGCCATTGCGATGCACGGGCTGGGAAAACGCTACCGCATCGGCTCGTATCTGCCGACGGGCGGAACGCTGCGCGGATGGATCGGGGACCGCCTGAGCGCGGGGCCGCGCAAGGCGCAGGCCTCCCCCGAAGGGCGGAAGTATATCTGGGCGATCAAGGACCTCACCCTGGATATCCCGGTCGGCTCGGTGATCGGAATCGTCGGCCGCAACGGGGTGGGCAAGAGCACGCTGTTGAAGATCCTCTCGCGCATCACCGATCCGACGGAGGGGACCGCCGAGCTGTACGGCAAGGTCGCCGCCCTGCTTGAAGTGGGGACCGGATTCCACGGGGAGCTGACCGGCCGGGAAAACATCTACCTCAACGGGGCGATTACCGGACTGACGCGCGCCGAGGTGGACCGCCGCTTCGACGAAATCGTCGCCTTTTCCGAACTGGAGGAGTTCCTCGACACGCCGGTCAAGCGCTACTCGAGCGGGATGTACGTCCGGCTGGGGTTCGCCGTCGCCGCGCACCTCGACCCGGACATCCTCCTGGTCGACGAAGTGCTGGCGGTGGGCGACCTTTCCTTCCAGCGCCGCTGCCTGAACCGAATGAACGACGTGGCCCAGACCGGCCGCACGGTGATATTCGTCAGCCACCAGATGACCGCCATCCGCCGGCTGTGCACCCAGACGATTTGGATGGAAGCCGGACGGATCAGGGCTTTCGGGCCGACCGGAGAAGTGGTGGCGCGCTACGAAAGCGAGTCGCTTGGATCGGGAGGGTCCGGCGTCGATGCGCGCGAGGCGGCGGCTTACAGGGCGCGGTATCTCTCCTGGTCCCGCGAAGGCGCGGCCGAAGGGGAAGCCCACGCCGTCGCCGAGCTGGGCCCGGTGGATTTCCGGCTGGTCCTCGACGTGCGCGAGTCGGTCGCGGCCGGCTACGGGGGCATCGAGATTTTCGATCACGAGGGAAGGCTGATCTGGTCCGGCGCCTCGTACGACGGGGGGCGGGGCGATTTGGCTCTGGAGCCGGGGCGGCATGCGCTGGTCTACTCCCTGCCGATGCTGCCGCTGAAGCCCGGGGTCTACAAACTGCATGCCTCGTTCTATGAGCGGGAGGGCCGCCGCCTGCTCGACGACTGGTGGGCAAATCCGGAATTGATCGTCACCCTTCCGCCCTCTTCGCATCCGCAGGATGAATGGCAGGGGATCCTCAACCTGCCGTGCGGCCTCCGCATCGAACGGGCCTAG
- a CDS encoding GDP-mannose 4,6-dehydratase: MKILVTGGAGFIGTHLTKHFADRGDDLAVFDNLSRRGSVPNLIWLQKNVPGLEFLHGDVRDAAALERAAQGREAIFHLAAQVAVTTSVANPRDDFKINALGTFNVLEAARLSGKNPIVIYSSTNKVYGGMEAAKVAEDPDRYRLADLPQGVAEDWPLDFHSPYGCSKGAGDQYVRDYARIYGLPTVVFRQSAIFGERQFGIEDQGWLAHFVICAALGRPITIYGDGKQVRDMLYIGDLVRAFERAVERIDAVRGRVFNIGGGPAFTLTVWSEAGPMLETLCGRKLDVRYGPWRPGDQRVYISDIRKAERELGWKPEVAPKEGLARLWHWAQENKEQLA; encoded by the coding sequence ATGAAGATTCTCGTAACCGGGGGCGCCGGTTTCATCGGCACGCATTTGACGAAGCACTTCGCCGACCGCGGCGACGATTTGGCGGTCTTCGACAACCTTTCCCGCCGCGGAAGCGTGCCGAACCTGATCTGGCTGCAGAAAAACGTCCCCGGATTGGAATTCCTCCACGGGGACGTGCGCGACGCCGCCGCCCTGGAACGCGCCGCGCAAGGACGCGAAGCGATCTTCCATCTGGCCGCCCAGGTGGCGGTGACCACTTCGGTGGCGAATCCGCGCGACGATTTCAAGATCAACGCCCTCGGGACCTTTAACGTCCTCGAGGCCGCGCGGCTTTCGGGCAAGAATCCGATCGTCATTTACAGCTCCACCAACAAGGTTTACGGCGGCATGGAAGCGGCCAAAGTGGCGGAGGATCCGGACCGCTATCGGCTGGCGGACCTGCCGCAGGGCGTGGCCGAGGATTGGCCGCTCGATTTCCATTCACCCTACGGATGCTCCAAGGGGGCGGGCGACCAGTACGTTCGCGATTACGCGCGAATCTACGGCCTGCCGACGGTGGTATTCCGTCAATCGGCGATTTTCGGAGAACGGCAGTTCGGGATCGAGGACCAGGGCTGGCTGGCGCATTTCGTCATCTGCGCCGCCCTCGGCCGGCCGATCACCATCTACGGCGACGGCAAACAGGTCCGCGACATGCTTTACATCGGGGATCTGGTGCGCGCGTTTGAACGCGCGGTGGAGCGGATCGACGCCGTCCGCGGCCGCGTGTTCAACATCGGCGGCGGCCCCGCCTTCACGCTCACCGTCTGGTCCGAAGCGGGACCGATGCTGGAAACGCTGTGCGGACGGAAGCTGGATGTGCGCTACGGGCCATGGCGGCCGGGGGACCAGCGGGTGTACATCAGCGACATCCGTAAAGCGGAGCGGGAACTCGGGTGGAAACCCGAAGTGGCGCCGAAGGAAGGGTTGGCGCGCCTGTGGCATTGGGCACAGGAAAACAAGGAGCAATTGGCTTGA
- the tsaB gene encoding tRNA (adenosine(37)-N6)-threonylcarbamoyltransferase complex dimerization subunit type 1 TsaB has product MAIDTATGSLSLALYDGQRVVSEESHPAQMRHTVALAPAVEQLLRRAEVSPGEIRAVGVAQGPGSYTALRIGMAFALGFAIPRNLPVYGIPTFEILVRAQPATEKELVAVIAAGRGRIAWCGYRASAGKWKAAGQPCVGSWEALAAEAPKRARICGDVDRAGRAALAKRRDLKIAPAHRNLRRAGVLAEITAEHRRDPETRPMMLQPIYLDAGNAGKGEGC; this is encoded by the coding sequence TTGGCGATCGACACCGCAACCGGATCGCTCTCCCTGGCGCTGTACGACGGACAGCGCGTGGTGTCGGAAGAATCCCATCCGGCGCAAATGCGGCACACCGTCGCGTTGGCGCCCGCCGTGGAGCAACTGCTGCGCCGGGCGGAGGTGTCCCCCGGGGAGATCCGGGCGGTGGGCGTGGCGCAGGGCCCCGGTTCCTATACGGCGCTGAGGATCGGGATGGCTTTTGCGCTGGGCTTCGCGATCCCGCGCAACCTGCCGGTGTATGGAATCCCCACCTTCGAAATTCTGGTCCGGGCCCAACCGGCGACCGAGAAGGAGCTGGTGGCGGTGATCGCCGCCGGACGCGGGCGGATCGCCTGGTGCGGATACCGGGCTTCGGCGGGAAAGTGGAAAGCCGCCGGGCAGCCGTGCGTCGGATCCTGGGAGGCTTTGGCCGCCGAGGCGCCGAAGCGGGCGCGGATCTGCGGCGATGTCGACCGCGCCGGAAGAGCGGCGCTGGCCAAACGGCGGGACCTGAAAATCGCGCCCGCCCACCGCAACCTGCGGCGGGCGGGGGTGTTGGCCGAGATCACCGCCGAGCACCGGCGGGATCCGGAAACCCGTCCGATGATGCTGCAGCCGATCTACCTGGATGCGGGAAATGCAGGGAAGGGGGAAGGGTGCTAG
- a CDS encoding IS110 family transposase — protein MLSRGIDNQIVDSSSIEVNRRAKRAKTDRMDANKLLTMLIRYHEGETKVWHILHVPSLSEEDDRQLHRELAALKKDHTEYTNRIKGLLASQGVKMSVRSKFPDRLGDVRMWDGNPLPTKLQERLLREYQRTRALEQQIDELNAEREKAIREGQGEALDQVRQLLSLRGIGPNSAWLFVMELFAWRKFQNRRELGAIAGLTPMPYQSGGRFQEQGIGKSGNPDVRSMAIEIAWGWLRYQPKSQLSRWYADRFGRGSARLRRIGIVALARKLLIAFCRYLETGVMPAGAILKQNPI, from the coding sequence TTGCTATCCCGGGGAATCGACAACCAAATCGTCGATTCCTCCAGTATTGAAGTGAACCGTCGGGCGAAAAGGGCGAAGACTGACCGTATGGATGCCAATAAGCTGCTCACGATGCTGATCCGGTATCACGAGGGAGAAACCAAGGTCTGGCATATCCTGCACGTTCCAAGCTTGTCAGAGGAGGATGACCGGCAATTGCATCGGGAATTGGCGGCGCTAAAGAAAGACCACACGGAATACACCAACCGGATCAAAGGATTGCTGGCCAGCCAGGGGGTGAAAATGAGTGTGCGATCGAAATTCCCCGACCGGCTTGGAGATGTTCGGATGTGGGATGGAAATCCCTTGCCGACGAAACTCCAGGAGCGGTTATTGCGTGAATACCAACGAACCAGGGCTCTGGAACAACAGATAGACGAGCTGAACGCGGAAAGGGAGAAGGCCATCCGGGAAGGGCAAGGGGAAGCCCTGGACCAGGTCCGCCAGTTGTTATCCCTGAGGGGGATCGGGCCAAACAGTGCCTGGTTGTTCGTGATGGAATTATTCGCCTGGAGGAAATTTCAAAACCGGCGGGAACTTGGAGCCATAGCCGGGTTGACCCCAATGCCCTACCAAAGCGGTGGTCGATTCCAGGAACAGGGGATTGGGAAGTCCGGAAACCCCGATGTTCGTTCCATGGCAATCGAGATCGCCTGGGGATGGTTACGCTACCAGCCGAAGAGCCAACTAAGCCGTTGGTATGCGGATCGATTCGGGAGAGGCAGTGCGCGCTTGAGGCGGATCGGAATTGTGGCGTTGGCACGCAAATTGTTGATCGCGTTTTGTCGCTATTTGGAAACGGGGGTGATGCCCGCGGGGGCAATCCTAAAACAAAATCCCATTTAA
- a CDS encoding polysaccharide deacetylase family protein: protein MRVRAWIRSARPLLRTARMAFRPRGVILLYHRIAAPPIDPLRLCVSPGRFESHLEILRREYRPLGLAELAAAAAKGELPDRTVALTFDDGYADNRQAAAPLLKRHGLQATVFVAGASLEGTPFFYDELEEILLLAPRLPRRLRVAFAGGMREWDLGNWARLPKAPDGGYWNWNVESPQDPTPRHRCYREWFDLLRGATPEQRRGALAALRKAAGSPPAGARRGMTKAEIRKAAAEGTLEFGAHTRNHPALNRLTVDAQREEILSGKRMVESAAGEPARSFAYPYGSPWDVSGETVRLAREAGFELACANTPAPVDSESDPFWLPRCLVRDWDGAEFARRMRAFFRPQAEIPPQG from the coding sequence ATGCGCGTGCGGGCTTGGATTCGAAGCGCGCGTCCGCTTCTGCGGACGGCCCGGATGGCCTTCCGGCCGCGAGGAGTGATCCTGCTCTACCACCGGATCGCCGCGCCGCCGATCGATCCGCTGCGGTTATGCGTCTCCCCGGGGCGTTTCGAATCGCATTTGGAAATCCTGCGCCGGGAATATCGGCCGCTGGGCCTGGCGGAATTGGCCGCCGCCGCGGCGAAGGGAGAATTGCCGGACCGCACCGTGGCCCTGACATTCGACGACGGGTACGCCGACAACCGGCAGGCGGCCGCGCCGCTTCTGAAACGGCATGGACTGCAGGCGACGGTCTTCGTCGCCGGCGCCTCCCTGGAGGGGACGCCGTTTTTCTATGACGAGTTGGAGGAGATCCTGCTGCTGGCGCCGAGACTCCCGCGGCGCCTGCGGGTCGCCTTCGCAGGCGGGATGCGGGAATGGGATTTGGGGAATTGGGCCCGCCTTCCCAAAGCGCCCGACGGCGGTTATTGGAATTGGAACGTCGAAAGCCCGCAGGATCCCACGCCGCGCCACCGGTGCTACCGTGAGTGGTTCGATCTTTTGCGCGGTGCGACGCCGGAACAGCGTCGCGGCGCGCTGGCGGCCCTGCGCAAGGCAGCCGGTTCGCCGCCGGCGGGCGCGCGGCGCGGAATGACCAAAGCGGAGATCCGCAAGGCGGCCGCCGAAGGGACGCTCGAATTCGGCGCCCACACCCGCAACCATCCGGCGCTGAACCGCCTGACGGTGGACGCCCAGCGCGAGGAGATTCTCTCCGGGAAGCGAATGGTGGAATCCGCCGCCGGAGAGCCCGCGCGCAGTTTCGCCTATCCGTACGGAAGTCCGTGGGACGTCAGCGGCGAGACCGTGCGGCTGGCGCGCGAAGCGGGATTTGAACTGGCGTGCGCGAACACTCCGGCGCCGGTCGATTCGGAAAGCGATCCGTTCTGGCTGCCGCGCTGCCTGGTGCGGGATTGGGACGGAGCCGAGTTCGCCCGGCGGATGCGGGCTTTCTTCCGGCCCCAGGCGGAGATCCCACCCCAAGGGTGA
- a CDS encoding GDP-L-fucose synthase produces the protein MEWDKTRFLVTGGAGFLGSFVMEQLRAKGAVNIFAPTINEVDLTDTQSVRRLMGEVKPEVIIHLAARVAGIGANQKYPAEFFYENMMMGTNIIHEAWKAGAKKVVAIGTVCSYPKEPKTIPFKEDEIWDGYPEETNAAYGLSKKMLIVQAQAYRQQYGFNTVVLLPVNLYGPRDNFNLETSHVIPAFIIKCLAAKESGSPEVVMWGDGSPTREFLYIEDAARGILMAVERYDDSLPANLGSGQEIRIKDLVNKLAGILEYTGKITWDTSKPNGQPRRLLDVTRAKEKFGFSAEISFDEGLRRTVDWYLSARAARKGG, from the coding sequence ATGGAATGGGATAAAACGCGGTTTCTGGTCACCGGCGGAGCCGGCTTCCTGGGCTCGTTCGTCATGGAGCAGTTGCGGGCGAAGGGAGCGGTCAACATTTTCGCGCCGACTATCAACGAAGTCGACCTTACCGATACGCAGTCGGTCCGGCGGCTGATGGGCGAAGTCAAGCCCGAAGTGATCATCCATCTTGCGGCGCGGGTGGCCGGGATCGGCGCGAACCAAAAGTACCCCGCGGAATTCTTCTATGAAAACATGATGATGGGGACCAATATCATCCACGAGGCTTGGAAGGCGGGGGCGAAGAAGGTCGTGGCGATCGGGACGGTCTGTTCCTACCCCAAAGAGCCGAAAACGATTCCTTTCAAGGAAGATGAAATCTGGGATGGATATCCGGAGGAGACCAACGCGGCCTACGGGCTCTCCAAGAAGATGCTGATCGTCCAGGCCCAGGCCTACCGGCAGCAATACGGCTTCAACACGGTGGTGCTTCTGCCGGTGAATCTCTATGGCCCGCGCGACAATTTCAACCTCGAAACCTCGCACGTCATCCCGGCCTTCATTATCAAGTGCCTGGCGGCGAAGGAATCCGGATCGCCGGAGGTGGTGATGTGGGGCGACGGCAGCCCGACCCGGGAGTTCCTCTACATCGAGGATGCGGCTCGTGGGATCCTGATGGCCGTGGAGCGGTACGACGATTCCCTCCCGGCGAACCTGGGATCCGGCCAGGAGATTCGGATAAAGGATCTGGTGAATAAATTGGCCGGGATTCTGGAGTACACCGGAAAGATCACCTGGGATACCAGCAAGCCGAATGGACAGCCGCGCCGCTTGCTGGATGTCACGCGGGCGAAGGAAAAATTCGGCTTCTCCGCGGAGATATCCTTCGACGAGGGACTGCGCCGGACGGTCGACTGGTACCTCTCCGCACGGGCCGCGCGCAAGGGCGGATGA
- the rimI gene encoding ribosomal protein S18-alanine N-acetyltransferase, translating to MLADKRSKLAEAAGEFLVRPMRPEDIPAVMDIDRASFPNPWPENTYWYELQKNPSSRLLVIQSREHSPAAGAGTGRVVGVAGYWLVIDEAHISTFAVHPQWRNRGVGKVLLAALLRRAAESGALIAMLEVRAGNVAAQSLYRGFGFRTVGRRKGYYKNNGEDAVLMTADRLYAAVEFPLQEDMA from the coding sequence GTGCTAGCGGACAAACGCAGCAAGCTCGCAGAAGCGGCGGGGGAATTCCTGGTCCGGCCGATGCGGCCGGAGGATATTCCGGCGGTGATGGACATCGACCGGGCCTCGTTCCCGAATCCCTGGCCGGAAAACACGTATTGGTACGAGCTGCAGAAGAATCCGTCGTCACGCCTGCTGGTCATCCAATCCCGCGAGCACAGCCCGGCAGCCGGGGCGGGAACGGGGCGGGTGGTCGGCGTGGCCGGCTACTGGCTGGTGATCGACGAGGCGCACATCTCCACCTTCGCCGTGCATCCGCAATGGCGGAACCGGGGGGTGGGAAAAGTTCTGCTGGCGGCGCTGTTGCGCCGGGCGGCCGAATCGGGGGCTCTGATCGCGATGTTGGAAGTCCGGGCGGGGAATGTGGCCGCCCAGTCTCTTTACCGCGGATTCGGGTTCCGGACGGTCGGCCGGCGGAAGGGATACTACAAGAACAACGGGGAAGACGCCGTGCTCATGACGGCGGACCGGTTGTACGCCGCCGTGGAATTCCCGTTGCAGGAGGATATGGCATGA
- a CDS encoding class I SAM-dependent methyltransferase — protein sequence MKQEELFREKNISQVRAYWNARPCNIRHSPREAGTRGYFEEVEARKYLVEPHIPGFAEFPRWAGKRVLEIGCGIGTDTINFARAGAAVTAVDLSERSLELARRRAEVFGLADKITFRTADAERLAESIRPEPYDLVYSFGVIHHTPHPERVIGQIRDHFVRPESELKLMVYHRKSWKVLWILLAEGKGAFWKLDELVARNSEAQTGCPVTYTYTPAGARALLRGFRVESMFVDHIFPYRIADYVNYRYVKNWYFRILPPAVFRLLERRFGWHLCLTARLENP from the coding sequence ATGAAACAGGAAGAGCTCTTTCGAGAAAAGAACATCTCCCAGGTGCGCGCGTATTGGAACGCGCGGCCGTGCAACATCCGCCATTCCCCGCGCGAGGCGGGAACGCGGGGATATTTCGAAGAGGTCGAGGCCCGCAAATACCTGGTCGAACCGCACATCCCCGGCTTTGCGGAGTTCCCGCGCTGGGCCGGTAAGCGCGTGCTGGAGATCGGCTGCGGGATCGGGACCGACACGATCAACTTCGCGCGCGCCGGCGCCGCCGTGACCGCGGTCGATCTTTCCGAAAGGTCGCTGGAACTGGCGCGGCGCCGGGCGGAGGTTTTCGGGCTGGCGGACAAAATCACCTTCCGGACCGCCGACGCCGAACGGCTGGCGGAATCGATCCGGCCCGAGCCGTACGACCTGGTCTACTCCTTCGGCGTGATCCACCACACCCCGCATCCGGAGCGCGTGATCGGGCAGATCCGCGATCATTTCGTCCGCCCGGAAAGCGAACTCAAGCTCATGGTGTATCACCGGAAATCCTGGAAGGTGCTGTGGATCCTGCTGGCGGAAGGCAAAGGCGCCTTCTGGAAGCTCGACGAGCTGGTGGCGCGGAATTCCGAAGCCCAAACGGGCTGTCCGGTGACCTACACCTACACCCCGGCCGGGGCGCGGGCGCTGCTGCGCGGGTTCCGGGTGGAGTCGATGTTCGTCGACCACATCTTTCCGTACCGGATCGCGGATTATGTGAACTACCGCTATGTTAAGAATTGGTACTTCCGGATCCTGCCCCCGGCCGTGTTCCGCCTGCTGGAGCGGCGATTCGGGTGGCATCTGTGCCTCACCGCCCGGTTGGAGAATCCATGA
- a CDS encoding uracil-DNA glycosylase, translated as MTAAEALAQIAKEVSACTACSLHSSRKNAVPGEGPADAELLFIGEGPGFHENEQGRPFVGAAGKFLEQLLAGINLRREQVFICNVIKCRPPGNRDPQPDEIEACRPYLDRQIAAIQPRVIVTLGRFSMARYFGASKISSVHGQVRQVDGRLVVAMFHPAAALHQPALRQSIEEDFGKLPALIEQARKQTPAASPPPEATQLTMF; from the coding sequence ATGACGGCAGCGGAAGCTTTGGCGCAGATCGCCAAGGAAGTCTCGGCCTGCACGGCATGCAGCCTGCATTCCTCGCGCAAGAACGCGGTGCCGGGCGAGGGGCCGGCCGATGCGGAGCTCCTGTTCATCGGCGAGGGGCCCGGTTTCCATGAAAACGAGCAGGGGCGTCCGTTCGTCGGAGCGGCCGGAAAATTCCTGGAGCAGCTGCTAGCCGGCATTAATCTGCGCCGCGAGCAGGTGTTCATTTGCAACGTCATTAAGTGCCGTCCGCCCGGCAACCGCGATCCCCAGCCGGACGAGATCGAAGCCTGCCGCCCCTACCTGGACCGCCAGATCGCCGCGATCCAGCCGAGGGTGATCGTCACGCTCGGCCGCTTTTCGATGGCCCGCTACTTCGGGGCTTCCAAGATCAGCTCCGTTCACGGGCAGGTCAGGCAGGTCGACGGCCGCCTGGTGGTGGCGATGTTCCATCCCGCCGCGGCCCTGCATCAGCCGGCGCTGCGGCAATCGATCGAAGAAGATTTCGGCAAGCTTCCGGCGTTGATCGAGCAGGCGCGCAAGCAGACGCCGGCCGCGTCGCCTCCGCCGGAAGCGACGCAATTGACGATGTTCTAA